The sequence AATTCCTCCTCCTACACGGCTGTTTCTAAAATTTACGGTTGACATATTAATGATTATGTCACTGGCATCAACGGTAATCATACCCCTTTGATCTGTCAAGTTATTTATAAAATTTATAGAGGAGTTAGTAAAAGTTACCGTTGAATGTGCAGTTAAATGAATTATCCCTTTTCCTGTTATTTTATTAGTGTTATTGGAGGTAAAAGTCATCGTAGAGCCATCAAAAGTAATATTTGAGCCGTTTTCAGCATAAATTGCCCCGCCGCCTGAATTCGTAAAAGTCATACTGCTGCTAAAAACAGCCGCAGAACTTGAAAAGTTTAAGAGTTCCGATATAGTAGTGCTTGTACTTATTAAAGTCGTCTCATTATTAAAATAAACGACTCCTCCATAATTTATTTGAGGGAGAATGCCGGTATAATTAATCACGGAAGTAGTAAAATAAATACTTGTTGAATGGGTAGATATTGCTAAATATAAATCATTCCAATCGTTGACATTTATCGCTGCGGCTTTAGATGTCGCCAAAACGAAAATGGTAAATAATGCAGTAAAGATTCCTCTTTTCAAAAAATTAAACATTTTTTTCTCCGTATAAAGATTTATTATGTATCTTATAAATAAAATAACGATAGAGACTTATTTTGTCTGCATAAAAAACATCTAAAGAGTACATTAGCTTAATTTTTCTTATTATCAGTGACATATAATCTCATTACAATTAAATTTGTTTATACCCACCTGAGTGATAATTTATATTTTATATATTTTTATAAATAATATCTATCTATTAATTAAATATTATAATTCTTTAGTTGGATTCATGAATATAGTTTTTATTTTGTGTAAAGCGATACATATTTTATATAATAAGGAAATGAAAGTTATTTACTTGAGTTTAGGATCGAATATCGGAAACAGAGCCGAAAATTTGGTTTCGGCTTTATCTTTTTTACAGAGCAGCGGTTTTGTAAATATTCTAAAAATTTCATCTTTTTACAAAACTTCCGCAGTGGGCTTGTGTCAGCGCGATTTTTATAATATCGCGGTCAAGGCCGAGACGAACCTGCAGCCTGAAGAGCTTCTTTGTCTTGTTCAGAATATAGAATTTTTAATTGGGCGAAAACCTTCAAAACGCTGGGGTCCGAGAATTATAGATATAGACATACTTTTTTTTGGAAATGAAATTGTTAAAGCGGATAATTTGTTTATACCTCACAAAGAAATACAAAATAGACTTTTTGCATTGTGTCCGCTCAATGAAATTTCTCCGGATTTTGTGCATCCCGTTTTAAATAGGAAAATCAATGAAATTGTACAGGAAAGCAGATTGACACTTAAATGTCAAAAGGTTAAAATTATAGCAATATGAAAAAAACTGTTGCTGAAATAATGAAAATGAAGAAGGATGGACAAAAAATAACGGTGCTTACCTGTTATGATTATGTCATGGCTAAACTTATATCTTCCCAAAATATAGATGCTCTTCTTGTAGGAGATTCTTTAGGGAATGTAAAACTGGGCTATGAAAATACTCTTCCCGTCACGGTTGACGATATGATTTATCATACGAAGTCCGTAAAACGCGGAAATGCAGGGGCACTTTTGATTACCGATATGCCTTTTATGTCTTATGAGATAAGCGTTCGCGATGCCGTCTATAATGCCGCTAAAATAATAAAAGAAAGTGGAGCGCAAGCTGTGAAAATTGAAGGAGGAACAGAAATAGCTGATAAAGTAAAAGCTATTTCCGATGCTAAAATGCCAGTAATGGGACATTTAGGTCTTACGCCACAGTCGATAAATAAATTCGGCGGTTTTAAAGTGCAGGCAAAGCAAGCCGAAGCGCGCAAAAAGCTGATTGAAGATGCAAAAGCTTTGGAAGAAGCGGGCGCGTTTGCAATAGTGCTTGAAGCCATTGCGGAAGATTTGGCAAAAACCGTTTCAGAAATGCTGGAAATTCCCACAATAGGCATAGGAGCGGGAAAATATTGCGACGGTCAGGTTTTGGTTATTGACGATATGCTTGGAATGTTTACGGATTTCACGCCTAAGTTCGTAAAAAAATATGCTAATCTTGGTGAGACGATAAAAGAAGCCGTCAAAAATTATATAGATGAGGTAAAAGGCGGCAAATTTCCGCGGGAAGAAAACACTTACAAATGAAAATCATCAGAAAAGCTTCTGAAATGCAGCGCATCGCTTTAAAATTGTTTAAAGCAGGAGAAGAAATCGGTATTGTGCCAACTATGGGCGCTTTGCACGAAGGGCATATCTCTTTGATAAACAAATCGGTAAAGCAGGATGACATAACGATAGTTTCTATTTTTATAAACCCGATACAGTTTGGTAGTGACGAAGACTTTTTAAAATATCCGAGACTTTTCAACCGGGATATTTCAATATGCAGAAAAAATCATGTAGATTATGTTTTTGCGCCTTCCGCAGAGGATATGTTTGCAAAAGACCACAAAACATTTATCGATGTAAGAGATATACAGGATATTTTGTGTGGAGAGTTTAGAAAGGGACATTTCATAGGAGTGGCTACCGTAGTGGCAAAACTATTTAATATAGCTTTTGCCGAACGCGCTTATTTCGGAATGAAAGATTTTCAACAGCTGAGAATAATAGATAAAATGGCGAAAGATTTAAATTTTAGGACGAAGATTGTTCCATGTCCGATAGTGAGAGAAAAAAGTGGGCTGGCAATGTCTAGCAGGAACTTGTATTTAAATGAAAGAGAAAAAAAAATCGCCGCTGAAATTTCAAAAATATTAAAAGAAGCAAAAGCAGGTTTTAAAAATAAAAGCGCGAAGAAAATTATTGCCAAAGTTAAATCGTCTCTTTCGCTGCTGCCTGAAAGCAAAGTGGACTATGCGGAAATGCGCGATTATGAGAGTCTGTCGGTTTTAAATACAAATACAAAAAAGGCGGTATTGGCAGTTGCCGTGTGGATAGGAAAAACACGACTTATTGACAATATAATGCTCTCAAAATAGAGGAGCAATGTTGAGAAGAAAGTATTTTGTAAAACCAAAGATCTCGCTTCTCTTATAGGAAAAGTGACAGAAAATACAAAGGCTTCGGTTTTAAAAGACGGAAAAAAATTAAAGAGGCGATTTAGCTTATGAATTCGGGAAACAAAAAAAGAGAAAGGAATATTTTTTTTGTTACACAATGGTACAAGATGGAGTTTTTTTAGAAAAATAGATGCAATAATGATTAAATCCGATTATCTTATCATAGGAAGCGGTATCGCAGGACTCAGCTTTGCTTTAAAAGCCTGCCGAAGCGGAAATGTCGCTTTGATTACCAAAAGAAAACTTTTTGATTCGTCTACGGAAAAAGCTCAGGGCGGAGTCGCATGCGTTACTGATAAGTCCGATTCTTTCGAGCAGCATATCCGCGACACTATAATCGCCGGCTCCGGACTTTGCAATAAAAAAGTCGTTGAAACAGTAGTGAAGGAAGGGCCGGAAAGAATACTCGAAATTATAAAAATGGGTGTAAAGTTTTCAAAAAAAAGTTATTCGGATTCAGAGTTCGAGCTCGGGCTTGAAGGCGGGCACAGCAAAAGAAGAATTTTGCATGCTGGTGACAGTACCGGCAACGAAATCGAAAGAGCGCTGATAGAAAATATATCGAAATATCCAAATATAATCGTTTACGAAGAACATACTGCCGTAGATTTGATTCTTGATGATAAAGGCGTTTGCAGGGGCGCTTACGTTTTTAAAAATGAGAAATCTGAAATTGAAATTTTTGATGCAAAAGTTACTGTTTTAGCCTGCGGAGGTGCTGGAAAAACATATCTTTACACGTCAAATCCGGACATATCCACAGGCGATGGAATAGCGATGGCTTATAGGGTTGGTGCGGATATTGCCAATATGGAATTTGTACAGTTTCATCCAACATGTTTATACAATCCGGATGCTAAATCATTTTTGATATCCGAAGCTGTAAGAGGTGAAGGTGGAATTTTAAGACTTAAAAATGGCGAACCGTTTATGGAAAAATATCATTCACTTAAAGAGCTTGCGCCCAGAGACATAGTCGCAAGAGCTATTGACAGTGAACTGAAAGCCAGTGGAGACAGTTTTGTTTATCTTGATATTACCTCTAAAGACAGAGATTATCTTGTGAAAAGGTTTCCTAATATTTATGCTACATGTCTGGGTTATGGCATAGACATTTCAAAAGATATGATACCCGTAGTGCCGGCCGCTCATTATTTTTGTGGAGGAGTGTACGTTGATGAAAACGGCAAGAGTACGATAAAAAATCTCTATGCCATCGGCGAAACGGCATGCACGGGTTTGCACGGAGCAAACAGGCTTGCTTCGAATTCTCTATTAGAAGGGCTGGTGTATGCGCACAGAGCATATACTGATTCAGTCTCACTGTTGAATAAAAAATATCCCTCTGTTAATATAAGGCAGATGAAAAATTCACAGTCATTGTCGAGTGAATCGACGGTATTTATACAGGATTGGAACGAAATAAGAAGACTTTCGTGGAACTATCTTGGTATTTCGAGGTCGGATGAAAGACTTTCAAAAGCTCAAAAAAGGATAAATCTTCTTGAAGAAGAAATTGACCAGTATTTCTGGAACTCTCCTTTTGCAGTTGACAGAATTGAAGTCAGAAATATAGCTATTATATCGGACATGATAGCCCGTTCCGCCTGTCTCAGAAAAGAAAGCAGAGGGCTGCATTTTAACACTGATTATCCTTTTGCTTTGCCAGAAGCAAAAGATACGGTTATAAACATCAAATCAGCAAAAAAATAATTTTAAACATTTATTTTATGGCATCACAACTGTCGGAATGGCGGCAGAGCGAAAATTTTTAAAATAAAAAAAGGCATAGTTAACGTGGACATAATAAAAATACGCGGAGCAAGGCAGCACAATTTAAAAAATATAGATTTGGATATCCCGAGAAACAAACTTGTAGTCGTTACAGGACTTTCGGGTTCAGGGAAATCTTCTCTGGCTTTTGATACCATTTATGCCGAAGGGCAGAGAAGATATGTCGAGTCTCTGTCGGCTTATGCTAGACAGTTTCTTGAACTTATGGAAAAACCTGACGTCGATATAATCGAAGGTCTTTCTCCTGCGATTTCTATAAAGCAGAGAAACCCTTCGCACAATCCGCGTTCAACTGTAGGAACAGTTACCGAAATATATGATTATTTAAGACTTTTGTTTGCACGCGTGGGAATTCCCCACTGTTTTAAATGCGGCAAAACGATAAAGCCGCAGTCTTCGCAGCAGATAATAGATGAAATAATGAAATTTGTGGAAGGCAGCATGGTTCACATTTTGTCGCCTTTGGTAAAAGGAAGAACCGGAACTTATGAAGAGCTCTTTTCTAGGCTTGCTAAAGCAGGGTATACGAGAGTAAGAGTTGACGGAAAAGTATATTCCATTGATGAGAAAATTTCACTCGACAGATATAAAAAACATAATATCGAAATAGTTGTCGACAGGATAAAAATCGGATCTGGAACGCGTTTGAGAACGGCAGATTCCGTAGAAACGGCTTTAAAAGAATCAAAAGGAACGGTGCTTATCTTATCTGTAAACGGTGAAGGAAAAGTTGAAAACGAAATGCTTTTTAGCGAACATTATATCTGTGCGGAATGCGGAATTAGTATTCCTGAAATCGAACCGAGACTTTTTTCGTTTAACACTCCGCATGGCGCTTGTCAGGAATGCGGCGGTTTGGGAAATAAAATCGAAATAGACGAAAATCTTATAGTGCCGGATAAAACGCGCTCATTGCAGCAGGGCGCCGTCATAGCGTGGGCGGAACCTGTAACCACCAGAACTAACAGATGGAAAAATTCATGGGGAGGATATTATTGGGAGTTGTTGAGTTCTGTTGCAAAAGTAAATAAAATTCCTATAAATAAGCCGTGGAAAGAGCTTACAAGAGAGCAGCAAGAGATAGTTTTATACGGCTATGACGGTGAGTTTGAAGGTGTTATAGGCAATATACAGCGGCGTTACAATGAAACCGAATCTGATTTTGTCAGGGAAGAAATATTTAATAAGTATATGGGCAAAAAAATATGCCCTTCATGCAAAGGAAAAAGGCTTAAAAAAGAAGCTTTGGCAGTTTTAATTGACGGTAAATCAATAGCGGATATTTCCAGAATGTCGGTAGAAAAAGCGCTTGATTTTTTCAATAAAATAAAGTTTGAGAAAAAAGATGAAGTTATAAGCAAAAGCATTTTGAAGGAAATTATAGCTCGGATTTTGTTTTTAGATAATGTTGGTTTGGGGTATCTTAATCTGGACAGAGAAAGTGGTACTCTTTCAGGTGGAGAAGGGCAGAGGATACATCTTGCGACGCAGATAGGTTCGGGACTTACCGGAGTTTTGTACGTTTTGGATGAACCCTCAATAGGACTTCATCAAAGAGATAATGGAAAACTTCTAAAAACTTTATTTAAACTGCGCGATTTGGGAAATACTTTGGTGGTTGTGGAACATGATGAAGACACTATGAGAATGTCCGACCACATAATAGATTTGGGTGCAGGAGCGGGTGTTCACGGAGGAAATATAGTCGCCGAAGGAAATGTCAAGGAGATAATGAAATCTCCAAAATCTCTTACGGGAAAATATTTAAAAGGAGATTTGTGTATTCCGGTTCCAAAAAAAAGGAAAACTCCTATGGACAATAAATGGCTTGTTGTCGAAGGGGCGGAACAGTTTAACCTTAAAAAAATAGATGTTCATATTCCGTTGGGACTGTTTGTCTGCATTACCGGAGTTTCCGGAAGCGGGAAATCCACTTTGGTGCATGAATTGATTTATAAAAACCTTGCGCATAAAATTTACCGCTCGAAAGACAAACCCGGCAAATTCTCCGATATGCGCGGTCTTGAAAATATAGATAAAGTCGTGATAGTTGACCAGTCACCGATAGGCAGGACGCCGCGTTCAAATCCAGTGACATATACTGGCGCGTTTTCGATAATAAGAGATTTGTTTTCACAAATGCCTCAATCAAAGGCAAGAGGGTATGGTCCGGGAAGATTTTCTTTTAATGTCAAAGGCGGAAGATGTGAAAATTGTCAAGGTGACGGAACTTTAAAAATAGAGATGCAGTTTTTACCTGACGTTTATGTTAAATGTGATGTCTGCGGTGGGCGGCGCTTTAATGAAGAAACGCTGCAAATAAGATATAAAGAGAAGAATATCGATGAAGTTTTGAATATGACCGTTGAAGAAAGCGTAAAATTTTTTGAAAACATTCCTCAGCTCAAAAGAATTTTATCTACTTTAGATGATGTGGGTTTGGGATATATGAGAATAGGGCAGCCGGCTACAACTCTTTCCGGAGGCGAAGCGCAAAGAGTAAAACTTGCTTCGGAACTTTCAAAAAGGGCTACGGGCAGAACAATATATATTCTTGACGAACCTACTACAGGACTTCATTTTGCCGATGTCGAAAAACTTTTGGAAGTTTTGCAAAGACTTACTTATGCTGGAAATACCGTTTTAGTAATAGAACATAATCTGGATGTTATTAAGACGGCCGACTGGATAGTGGATTTAGGACCTGAAGGAGGCGAGCGCGGAGGGAAAGTTATAGCTGAAGGTACTCCGGAAGAAATATTGAAAAATAACAAATCTTTTACTGGACACTATTTAAAAGAATATCTAAAAAGGCAAAAATCTAAGAAAATATAATGCATTTTGAGATTTTATTGACAGTTTGCTTGAGAAATAATAAAATACATAAGATGTTTTAGCAGAACATATAAATAAAAAAAATCGGAGGGATTGCTATGAAAAAAGGTTTGGTGCTGATTATGTTGGCAGTTTTAATATTTGCCTCGGGCTGTAAAAAGAAAGATATCAATGATGATAGCATGATGCCGGAAGCTGATGCGATGATAATTCCGGATTTTGCGGATGAACCTTCAATTAGAGGAGATTTAGATAAAGATATAAATCTTAAAACTATATATTTTGAATTCGACAAAAGCGAATTAACCCCTGATGCTTTGAACTCGCTCAAAGAAAATGCAGCATATCTCATAAACAATCTGGGAGTTAAAATTGTAATTGAAGGTCATTGTGATGACAGAGGAACTGTAGAGTACAACTTATCATTAGGCCAGCGCAGAGCTGTGAAAGTTAAAGAATACTATACGCAGCTCGGCGTAGCTTCAAACAGAATAGCCACTATATCTTATGGTGAAGAAAAACCACTTGACACCAGAAGCAATGAGAGTGCGTGGGCAAAAAACAGAAGAGCCGAATCTAAAATTATGGTTCAATAATCGATGAAATATTTAATAATATTTCCTATACTTTTTATATTTTTATTTGCTGCATGCATTCCCGTGAACAACCAGGGGACAGCTGAATTAAAAGGTGAAATTGCGCAGATGCAGATACAATTCAAAGAATTGCAGCGCAATCATGCAGATTTATACGCTAAAGCAGACACCGAATTTGTTACCCTTGACGTTTTAGCGGCCTCTGTTCAGGATTTGCAGACTAAAGTTTCTAATCTCACTCAAAAGATACAGGATTTGGAAGCTTCGGCAAAAAAAAGAAACAGAGGAGATATTGAAGATGCTATTTTGCCTTCGGAGCTCTATCAAAACGCGTACAGCGATTATTCTATGGGCAAGTATGACTTGGCTTATAAAGGATTTCGTTCTTTTGTCGACAAATACCCAAATGCCGAGCTTGCTGCACAGGCCGTTTATTTTATGGGTGAATGCTTTTATTCGCAAAGCAAATGGCAGTCCGCTCTTGACGAATATCAAAAAGTGGAGCAAAAATATCAGAGATCTGAGCAGGTTGCTCCGGCAAGACTTAAAATTGCCCTTTGTTACGAACTTTTAGGCAAAAAAAGTCAGGCTATAAATGTTTTTGGATCGATAGTTAAAGATTTTCCCCAAAGCTCTGAAGCGTTGACCGCAAAAGAAAAGATTCGAATATATAACAATGCTCAAAAAAAATGATTTTTTACTTTACTTGATAGCTTCGATTGTCGCACATGCTGTTGTGCCTTTTTTGGTTTTCAACAGCAAGCCTAAGCCGTTTTTTGTTTCGGCGCCTATAGATGTTGCTTTTTATACTCCTGCGCAAAAATATTCCGACCCTCTTCCTGTTGAAAAAACCGAACAAAAAATTCCGGAGCAGGTGAAAGAAGAAGTCAAAGAAGAACCTAAAATAATAAAAGAAGATATAGTGGTTAAGAAAAAAGAAAAACCACGGGAGAAGCCTAAGCCAAAAGCTCCTCCTCTTAAAAAGGAAGAATCAAAAAAAGTTGAAACGCCGCCGCAAATCCAAAATGTGAATACTGTTCAGGCTACAGAAGATGCCAGATATGAAGCTATTGGGTCGCAGTTTGACGGGGTGTCTTTTGACACTGCAAATTTTAAATATGCCTATTATACTAATACAATCGTAAGAAAAATAAACCGGTTTTGGCAGTGGTCGGAAAGTTATGGAAGACGCAGAGCGGTAATATACTTTAAAATATTGAAAGATGGTTCAATAACATCAATTTCAGTTAAAGAATCTTCCGGAGACACAAGTTTTGACCAAAATGCTCACAGAGCAGTGCAGTTGGCAAGCCCTTTTGCGCCTTTGCCAGATGGTTATACCGGTAATTCTTTGGGAGTTTACCTTGAATTTAAATACAGAAATTAATATATCAGGGAGTCGGAAATTGAATTCTTTTATGCTTAAATTATTGAAAAAAATAATTTTTATAATCATGGTTACTTTTTTTATTGTTGTTCCCGCTTTTGCTCAGGATGACGTTTACCTTTCACTGTCTGCAACAGGAAAAAGATCGGATATAGCTATAGAATCGTTTACTACTCCTTACAGCAATACCGCCGAAGACAGTAAATATGCTCAGCTTTTAAAAGAAGTGATTGAAAATGATCTCATATTATGCAGATATTTTAATGTTATCACCGGGGATCCGGAAAAAAAAGTTCCTTTTGATATGAGAATGCTTTTTTGGGAAAAGAAAGGCGCAGCGGTTCTTTTGACGGCTGCAATAAAAGTAAAAACTGAACAGATTACATTTGAAGTAAAACTTTATGATGCAGTAAGCAAAGAAGTAATATGGCAGCAGACGTATAGAAATGAAATTATAAATTACAGAAAGCTTGCCCATGAAGTAAGTGACGAAATAATAAGAAGGTTTACCGGTGAAAACGGAATAGCGCGGTCAAAAATAGCTTTTATAAATAATAATACGCGCTTTAAAGAATTATATCTGATAGATTATGACGGGCATAATCTCAGAAGACTTACAAAAGACAATAAGCTTAATATTCTCCCGAGATGGTCTCCGAGCGGAGAGCAGATCATTTACACCAGTTACCTTTATAGCAATCCGGATTTATTTGCTCTTAACCTCGTAAAAAACAGAAGAAGCATAATTTCGAAATACCAGGGCTTAAATGCTGCCGGTTCTTATTCTCCCGAAGGTAAGAGAATACTTTTAACTCTTTCCCGCGGAAAATACCCGAATCTTTATCTTATAAGTGAAACCGGCGAGATATTGAGAAGAATGACCGACGGTTCATATATTGATACAAGTCCTTCGTTTGCGCCGAACGGTCAGGAGATTGTTTTTATTTCCGACAGGCCCGGTTTTCCGCAGCTTTATATCATGAACATTGACGGCGGAAATGTAAGGCGTCTCACGACAAATGATTTTTGCGATTCGCCGGCTTGGTCTCCGAGGGGGGATAAGATAGTTTTTACGATGAGGCAGCAGAAAGGCAATTACGATTTATTCGTTTATGATTTGCCGACATCAAAAATTACAAGGCTTACCAGCAATCAGAGAAATAATGAAAATCCTACTTGGTCGCCTGATGGAAGATTTGTCGCATTTTCTTCTAACAGGTCGGGTCGCAGTGAGGTTTACATAATGGCAATTGACGGTTCCGGTACGAGAAAGCTTGCAGAAATTCCC comes from Candidatus Endomicrobium procryptotermitis and encodes:
- the folK gene encoding 2-amino-4-hydroxy-6-hydroxymethyldihydropteridine diphosphokinase, whose product is MNIVFILCKAIHILYNKEMKVIYLSLGSNIGNRAENLVSALSFLQSSGFVNILKISSFYKTSAVGLCQRDFYNIAVKAETNLQPEELLCLVQNIEFLIGRKPSKRWGPRIIDIDILFFGNEIVKADNLFIPHKEIQNRLFALCPLNEISPDFVHPVLNRKINEIVQESRLTLKCQKVKIIAI
- the panB gene encoding 3-methyl-2-oxobutanoate hydroxymethyltransferase, which gives rise to MKKTVAEIMKMKKDGQKITVLTCYDYVMAKLISSQNIDALLVGDSLGNVKLGYENTLPVTVDDMIYHTKSVKRGNAGALLITDMPFMSYEISVRDAVYNAAKIIKESGAQAVKIEGGTEIADKVKAISDAKMPVMGHLGLTPQSINKFGGFKVQAKQAEARKKLIEDAKALEEAGAFAIVLEAIAEDLAKTVSEMLEIPTIGIGAGKYCDGQVLVIDDMLGMFTDFTPKFVKKYANLGETIKEAVKNYIDEVKGGKFPREENTYK
- the panC gene encoding pantoate--beta-alanine ligase gives rise to the protein MKIIRKASEMQRIALKLFKAGEEIGIVPTMGALHEGHISLINKSVKQDDITIVSIFINPIQFGSDEDFLKYPRLFNRDISICRKNHVDYVFAPSAEDMFAKDHKTFIDVRDIQDILCGEFRKGHFIGVATVVAKLFNIAFAERAYFGMKDFQQLRIIDKMAKDLNFRTKIVPCPIVREKSGLAMSSRNLYLNEREKKIAAEISKILKEAKAGFKNKSAKKIIAKVKSSLSLLPESKVDYAEMRDYESLSVLNTNTKKAVLAVAVWIGKTRLIDNIMLSK
- the nadB gene encoding L-aspartate oxidase codes for the protein MIKSDYLIIGSGIAGLSFALKACRSGNVALITKRKLFDSSTEKAQGGVACVTDKSDSFEQHIRDTIIAGSGLCNKKVVETVVKEGPERILEIIKMGVKFSKKSYSDSEFELGLEGGHSKRRILHAGDSTGNEIERALIENISKYPNIIVYEEHTAVDLILDDKGVCRGAYVFKNEKSEIEIFDAKVTVLACGGAGKTYLYTSNPDISTGDGIAMAYRVGADIANMEFVQFHPTCLYNPDAKSFLISEAVRGEGGILRLKNGEPFMEKYHSLKELAPRDIVARAIDSELKASGDSFVYLDITSKDRDYLVKRFPNIYATCLGYGIDISKDMIPVVPAAHYFCGGVYVDENGKSTIKNLYAIGETACTGLHGANRLASNSLLEGLVYAHRAYTDSVSLLNKKYPSVNIRQMKNSQSLSSESTVFIQDWNEIRRLSWNYLGISRSDERLSKAQKRINLLEEEIDQYFWNSPFAVDRIEVRNIAIISDMIARSACLRKESRGLHFNTDYPFALPEAKDTVINIKSAKK
- the uvrA gene encoding excinuclease ABC subunit UvrA, coding for MDIIKIRGARQHNLKNIDLDIPRNKLVVVTGLSGSGKSSLAFDTIYAEGQRRYVESLSAYARQFLELMEKPDVDIIEGLSPAISIKQRNPSHNPRSTVGTVTEIYDYLRLLFARVGIPHCFKCGKTIKPQSSQQIIDEIMKFVEGSMVHILSPLVKGRTGTYEELFSRLAKAGYTRVRVDGKVYSIDEKISLDRYKKHNIEIVVDRIKIGSGTRLRTADSVETALKESKGTVLILSVNGEGKVENEMLFSEHYICAECGISIPEIEPRLFSFNTPHGACQECGGLGNKIEIDENLIVPDKTRSLQQGAVIAWAEPVTTRTNRWKNSWGGYYWELLSSVAKVNKIPINKPWKELTREQQEIVLYGYDGEFEGVIGNIQRRYNETESDFVREEIFNKYMGKKICPSCKGKRLKKEALAVLIDGKSIADISRMSVEKALDFFNKIKFEKKDEVISKSILKEIIARILFLDNVGLGYLNLDRESGTLSGGEGQRIHLATQIGSGLTGVLYVLDEPSIGLHQRDNGKLLKTLFKLRDLGNTLVVVEHDEDTMRMSDHIIDLGAGAGVHGGNIVAEGNVKEIMKSPKSLTGKYLKGDLCIPVPKKRKTPMDNKWLVVEGAEQFNLKKIDVHIPLGLFVCITGVSGSGKSTLVHELIYKNLAHKIYRSKDKPGKFSDMRGLENIDKVVIVDQSPIGRTPRSNPVTYTGAFSIIRDLFSQMPQSKARGYGPGRFSFNVKGGRCENCQGDGTLKIEMQFLPDVYVKCDVCGGRRFNEETLQIRYKEKNIDEVLNMTVEESVKFFENIPQLKRILSTLDDVGLGYMRIGQPATTLSGGEAQRVKLASELSKRATGRTIYILDEPTTGLHFADVEKLLEVLQRLTYAGNTVLVIEHNLDVIKTADWIVDLGPEGGERGGKVIAEGTPEEILKNNKSFTGHYLKEYLKRQKSKKI
- the pal gene encoding peptidoglycan-associated lipoprotein Pal, whose product is MKKGLVLIMLAVLIFASGCKKKDINDDSMMPEADAMIIPDFADEPSIRGDLDKDINLKTIYFEFDKSELTPDALNSLKENAAYLINNLGVKIVIEGHCDDRGTVEYNLSLGQRRAVKVKEYYTQLGVASNRIATISYGEEKPLDTRSNESAWAKNRRAESKIMVQ
- the ybgF gene encoding tol-pal system protein YbgF gives rise to the protein MNNQGTAELKGEIAQMQIQFKELQRNHADLYAKADTEFVTLDVLAASVQDLQTKVSNLTQKIQDLEASAKKRNRGDIEDAILPSELYQNAYSDYSMGKYDLAYKGFRSFVDKYPNAELAAQAVYFMGECFYSQSKWQSALDEYQKVEQKYQRSEQVAPARLKIALCYELLGKKSQAINVFGSIVKDFPQSSEALTAKEKIRIYNNAQKK
- a CDS encoding TonB family protein: MLKKNDFLLYLIASIVAHAVVPFLVFNSKPKPFFVSAPIDVAFYTPAQKYSDPLPVEKTEQKIPEQVKEEVKEEPKIIKEDIVVKKKEKPREKPKPKAPPLKKEESKKVETPPQIQNVNTVQATEDARYEAIGSQFDGVSFDTANFKYAYYTNTIVRKINRFWQWSESYGRRRAVIYFKILKDGSITSISVKESSGDTSFDQNAHRAVQLASPFAPLPDGYTGNSLGVYLEFKYRN
- the tolB gene encoding Tol-Pal system beta propeller repeat protein TolB, with the protein product MLKLLKKIIFIIMVTFFIVVPAFAQDDVYLSLSATGKRSDIAIESFTTPYSNTAEDSKYAQLLKEVIENDLILCRYFNVITGDPEKKVPFDMRMLFWEKKGAAVLLTAAIKVKTEQITFEVKLYDAVSKEVIWQQTYRNEIINYRKLAHEVSDEIIRRFTGENGIARSKIAFINNNTRFKELYLIDYDGHNLRRLTKDNKLNILPRWSPSGEQIIYTSYLYSNPDLFALNLVKNRRSIISKYQGLNAAGSYSPEGKRILLTLSRGKYPNLYLISETGEILRRMTDGSYIDTSPSFAPNGQEIVFISDRPGFPQLYIMNIDGGNVRRLTTNDFCDSPAWSPRGDKIVFTMRQQKGNYDLFVYDLPTSKITRLTSNQRNNENPTWSPDGRFVAFSSNRSGRSEVYIMAIDGSGTRKLAEIPGSSFTPSWSPNLTY